A window from Gottschalkiaceae bacterium SANA encodes these proteins:
- the rbsC gene encoding ribose ABC transporter permease has translation MMETTMKKENKQTGILDKINAFRKRYSESTLGAILIVFIIIMSFASDRFLTLGNISNLLRSTSIVGVAAVGMTFVIISAGIDLSVGSVLGLSGIIAALLMTSGVPIILSVIGAMICGTVVGVIQGWVIHKGSVPPFIATLAGMMIIRGGVMLITGANMVSGLPKSFRSFATAEFLGLPAVFFIWVVVLGLGAFIAKYTKFGRNIYAIGSNEEAARLSGINIKKNIVAVYGFCAFTASIAGVLFLVRLGNGIPSAGQGYEMDAVAAAVVGGASLMGAEGSILGTFLGAIIIAMIRNGGNLLGINPFILNIIVGSLIVIAVLLDQQGKKQGK, from the coding sequence ATGATGGAAACAACAATGAAGAAGGAAAATAAACAAACAGGAATTTTGGATAAAATTAATGCTTTTCGGAAACGATACAGTGAAAGCACTTTGGGTGCGATTTTAATAGTATTTATCATTATTATGTCATTTGCATCAGATCGCTTTTTGACCTTAGGCAATATTTCAAATTTACTTCGTTCCACATCGATTGTCGGTGTTGCTGCAGTCGGAATGACCTTTGTTATTATCTCAGCTGGAATTGATTTATCCGTTGGTTCTGTATTGGGTCTTAGCGGTATTATTGCAGCTCTTTTGATGACGAGTGGCGTGCCAATAATTCTTTCTGTGATTGGTGCAATGATCTGTGGTACAGTCGTCGGTGTCATTCAAGGTTGGGTCATTCACAAAGGAAGCGTGCCGCCATTTATTGCAACCTTGGCAGGAATGATGATTATTCGAGGCGGTGTGATGCTGATTACCGGTGCCAATATGGTTTCTGGTTTGCCAAAATCTTTCCGATCTTTTGCAACAGCTGAATTCTTGGGTTTGCCAGCAGTCTTTTTTATCTGGGTGGTCGTTCTAGGATTGGGTGCATTTATTGCAAAGTATACAAAATTTGGTCGCAACATCTATGCCATCGGCAGCAACGAAGAAGCAGCGCGACTTAGTGGAATTAATATTAAAAAGAATATTGTAGCTGTTTATGGATTTTGTGCCTTTACAGCCTCCATTGCAGGTGTTTTATTCTTGGTTCGATTAGGAAATGGCATACCATCAGCGGGACAAGGCTATGAAATGGATGCGGTAGCAGCGGCAGTTGTTGGTGGTGCTAGTTTAATGGGTGCGGAAGGTAGTATTTTAGGTACGTTTTTGGGTGCGATTATTATCGCTATGATTCGAAATGGTGGAAATCTATTGGGGATCAATCCATTTATTTTAAATATTATTGTAGGTTCTTTGATTGTAATAGCCGTTCTATTGGACCAACAAGGTAAGAAACAAGGAAAATAA
- a CDS encoding iron-containing alcohol dehydrogenase → MYGFEFSLPTQIKFGEGAVSSVGEKAAQFGKKALLITYEEDFFTKVDFLEKVEKSCKEAGVELIKYFGVKSNPTVEHAQGAIEIAKKEKPDVLIALGGGSAMDEAKYVSMAAPYDGDAWDFVEGKATPESVLPLVVVVTVPATSSELNYTTVMNYEKIQRKDGYANPILLPKVAILDPELTYTLPMRQTAYSAADIVSHLMEAYFGHELSWAPFQDRYSQASIRTIMDCMDRLLVNPQDKEARAQMMWTASFAWNGFYPLGLGPADATIHVLGHSLSNFYDTPHGAAMSVTIPATMRYFMDSKTAKFAGYAREVFKLDEADDKKAAEAGLKLTLDWFDKIGSPKTLAEAGIDDPKAIAKMAPDALQTAQAWGLGDLYTLEKIEDMFALCK, encoded by the coding sequence ATGTACGGATTTGAATTTTCACTACCCACACAAATTAAATTTGGCGAAGGTGCTGTATCCTCAGTTGGGGAAAAAGCAGCACAGTTTGGAAAAAAAGCATTATTGATTACTTATGAGGAAGACTTTTTTACTAAAGTTGATTTCCTTGAAAAAGTAGAGAAGAGCTGTAAAGAAGCAGGCGTAGAGTTGATTAAGTACTTTGGCGTTAAAAGTAACCCAACTGTTGAGCATGCTCAGGGAGCCATTGAAATTGCCAAAAAGGAAAAACCGGATGTATTGATCGCTCTTGGTGGCGGATCTGCCATGGATGAAGCAAAATACGTCAGCATGGCGGCGCCATATGATGGAGATGCCTGGGATTTTGTTGAAGGCAAAGCAACACCTGAGTCTGTATTGCCTCTTGTAGTGGTGGTTACCGTACCGGCAACCAGTTCTGAATTGAACTATACAACGGTTATGAACTACGAAAAAATTCAAAGAAAAGATGGCTATGCCAATCCAATCCTTCTTCCAAAAGTAGCCATTCTTGATCCTGAATTGACATATACCTTGCCTATGCGCCAAACAGCGTATTCAGCAGCGGATATTGTATCGCACTTGATGGAAGCTTACTTTGGCCATGAACTTTCATGGGCACCATTCCAAGACCGATATTCACAAGCTTCCATTCGCACCATTATGGATTGCATGGATCGATTGTTGGTCAACCCACAAGACAAAGAAGCGAGAGCTCAGATGATGTGGACAGCATCATTTGCTTGGAATGGATTCTATCCATTGGGCTTGGGACCAGCTGATGCGACTATTCACGTATTGGGTCACTCCTTAAGCAACTTCTATGACACACCTCATGGTGCGGCTATGTCTGTAACGATCCCGGCAACTATGCGATACTTTATGGATAGCAAAACAGCAAAATTCGCAGGCTATGCCCGCGAGGTATTTAAACTGGATGAAGCCGATGACAAAAAAGCAGCGGAAGCGGGACTGAAACTGACCTTGGACTGGTTTGACAAGATTGGCTCGCCAAAAACATTGGCAGAAGCGGGGATTGATGATCCAAAAGCCATTGCAAAAATGGCGCCAGATGCCTTGCAAACGGCACAAGCATGGGGTCTTGGTGATTTATATACACTTGAAAAAATTGAAGACATGTTTGCCCTTTGCAAATAA
- a CDS encoding iron-containing alcohol dehydrogenase has translation MKTFEFQIPTRVIFGAGSLNQLGEAATKIGTKTLVISDVVMRKMGYLDRVCDQLRGVGIDVVVDDHVMPNPVANYVDDMVRLFLDEKCDAVVGLGGGSAMDTAKAVGLVARNGGKMVDYMPGGRRETLENVVPAFPIIAITTTAGTGAEVTKFAVITNLETREKPGVGHESLYPKLAIVDPELTLTLSKRITETTGVDVLFHGMEAYLSKPATPFTDLLAIEAMEIVMKHLETVIVDPQNLHARTRISYANTLAGVAIVQATTIAIHGLGHAVGGATNAAHGLTMAAIGPAFLDFSFDANIKKYAKVTQLLKYEVDGLSEEEQAARAGDALRHVLKKFDSLVSLMDLGVTEELLPELVDSAYRTMQGCIDASLKEVSREDAMQIYRASL, from the coding sequence ATGAAAACATTTGAGTTTCAAATTCCAACTCGGGTGATCTTTGGGGCAGGAAGTTTGAATCAATTAGGGGAAGCGGCAACTAAAATTGGAACAAAAACCCTAGTGATTTCGGACGTTGTGATGCGAAAGATGGGTTATTTGGATCGAGTATGCGATCAATTGCGAGGAGTCGGAATTGACGTGGTTGTTGATGACCACGTCATGCCGAATCCGGTTGCCAATTATGTTGACGATATGGTTCGTCTGTTCTTGGATGAGAAATGTGATGCTGTAGTAGGCCTTGGTGGCGGCAGTGCCATGGATACAGCAAAAGCAGTCGGTTTGGTTGCAAGAAACGGTGGAAAAATGGTTGATTATATGCCGGGTGGAAGACGAGAAACTTTGGAGAATGTCGTTCCTGCTTTTCCGATTATTGCTATAACGACAACGGCAGGAACGGGTGCTGAAGTAACAAAGTTCGCTGTAATCACAAATCTAGAAACGCGAGAAAAGCCTGGGGTTGGACATGAGAGTTTATATCCAAAACTGGCGATTGTAGATCCGGAATTAACATTAACTCTTTCAAAGCGGATTACAGAGACAACGGGAGTCGACGTGTTATTTCATGGCATGGAAGCCTACTTGTCAAAACCAGCGACACCATTTACTGATCTGCTGGCGATTGAAGCGATGGAAATTGTGATGAAACACTTGGAAACGGTGATTGTTGATCCACAAAATTTACATGCTCGGACGCGTATTTCATATGCTAATACCCTGGCGGGAGTTGCCATTGTACAAGCGACCACCATTGCTATTCATGGGCTAGGGCATGCCGTTGGCGGGGCGACGAATGCTGCTCATGGATTGACTATGGCAGCCATTGGTCCTGCATTTCTAGATTTTTCCTTTGATGCAAATATCAAAAAATATGCCAAAGTCACTCAACTATTAAAATATGAAGTGGATGGACTTTCAGAGGAGGAGCAAGCGGCACGAGCCGGCGATGCTCTTCGGCATGTACTGAAGAAATTTGATTCGCTTGTAAGCTTAATGGACTTGGGGGTAACGGAAGAGTTGCTTCCAGAACTTGTAGATAGTGCTTACAGGACCATGCAAGGATGTATCGATGCAAGCCTTAAAGAAGTAAGCCGAGAGGATGCGATGCAAATTTATCGGGCTTCTTTGTAA
- the xylB_1 gene encoding xylulokinase — protein MEKYVAGIDVGTTGVKVMILDLKGNIAGKAYQEYPVEIPHDGWVEQDFELVAEKTFEVSRAAVAHSKVDPKDIKGIGIGGQRATVGFLDEAGMPIGNFMTWQDNRAITEMDYIKSVMDPVKLYQIEGQPITPTFSFEKLIWVKRNKPEMYKQIKKIVFAPDYILHKFGADEMVSEVTNAGCSGMMNLEERCWSKEIFDTYGLDQELVCPLVNPGDIVGYVTAATAKLCGFAEGTPLVANSGDNQLATLGVGVTTPGDACLTLGTSGVLIAATEKPVYAEDCATMVNMAASKDLYQFEGIQLGAASSYKWVRDTIADLEKKQAEEIQGDAFELMNKHVEKSAVGAGGVIFMPYLYGNGYPYWNPHAKSIFAGLKSSTTKSDMIRAVMEGISLESKDMYQHMQEAGIAINSLVLTGGASKSDIWAQIIADMLNLPVKRLKVSDATILGSAILTGVGVGLFEDNASAVKEMVHVADETRPIAGNVAIYEKRYSTYRNLYHALADQGIFEQL, from the coding sequence ATGGAAAAATATGTAGCGGGAATTGATGTTGGCACCACCGGTGTCAAGGTTATGATTCTTGATTTGAAAGGCAATATTGCGGGAAAAGCTTATCAAGAATATCCAGTAGAGATCCCCCACGACGGATGGGTGGAACAGGATTTTGAACTAGTTGCGGAAAAAACCTTTGAGGTCAGCCGAGCAGCAGTGGCTCATTCCAAGGTGGATCCAAAGGATATTAAAGGGATTGGCATTGGGGGCCAGCGTGCCACTGTTGGCTTTTTAGATGAAGCAGGAATGCCAATCGGAAACTTTATGACATGGCAGGACAATCGTGCCATTACGGAGATGGACTATATCAAATCCGTGATGGATCCGGTGAAATTGTATCAGATTGAAGGTCAGCCCATCACACCAACCTTTTCTTTTGAGAAATTGATTTGGGTGAAAAGAAACAAGCCGGAAATGTATAAACAAATTAAGAAAATAGTCTTTGCACCAGATTATATTCTGCATAAATTTGGTGCCGATGAAATGGTGTCGGAAGTGACAAATGCCGGCTGTAGCGGCATGATGAATTTGGAAGAAAGATGTTGGTCTAAAGAAATTTTTGACACTTATGGATTGGATCAAGAGCTTGTATGTCCTTTGGTGAACCCTGGTGACATTGTAGGATATGTAACAGCGGCAACGGCAAAACTTTGCGGATTTGCTGAAGGTACGCCTCTTGTGGCCAATTCAGGGGACAATCAATTGGCGACCTTGGGTGTTGGTGTCACAACACCGGGGGATGCGTGTTTGACCTTAGGCACATCGGGAGTTTTGATTGCGGCAACCGAGAAACCGGTGTATGCGGAGGATTGTGCAACCATGGTTAACATGGCTGCAAGCAAAGATCTATATCAGTTTGAAGGTATTCAATTAGGTGCGGCCTCCAGTTATAAATGGGTGCGAGATACCATCGCAGACTTGGAAAAGAAACAGGCAGAAGAGATTCAAGGGGATGCCTTCGAGTTGATGAACAAGCATGTGGAAAAATCAGCTGTTGGAGCAGGTGGCGTCATTTTTATGCCATATCTCTATGGCAATGGCTATCCCTATTGGAATCCTCATGCTAAAAGTATTTTTGCAGGCTTAAAATCAAGTACCACAAAAAGCGATATGATCCGTGCTGTGATGGAAGGGATCTCCTTGGAAAGCAAGGATATGTATCAACATATGCAGGAAGCTGGGATTGCAATTAATTCTCTTGTCTTGACAGGTGGCGCTTCAAAGTCAGATATTTGGGCGCAAATTATTGCAGATATGCTTAATTTGCCGGTAAAACGATTGAAGGTGTCGGATGCAACGATTTTAGGTTCCGCAATTTTGACAGGCGTGGGTGTTGGCTTATTTGAAGACAATGCGTCGGCTGTTAAGGAAATGGTTCATGTGGCAGATGAGACAAGACCAATTGCAGGAAATGTAGCAATCTATGAGAAACGATATAGTACCTATCGAAACCTGTATCACGCCTTGGCGGACCAGGGTATATTTGAACAATTATAA
- a CDS encoding YaiI/YqxD family protein, which yields MRIWIDGDACPVKNIIIDLAKKAELPVTIVKNHSHRIEIPGVEVVTVDGSSDSADYYITNHIQPKELVVTQDYGLAAMVLARKGEAMTIMGAILNDYNIDMHLSRRHVNRENRMKHQKYTKFKKRTGKDDTIFQEAFVQFLRERGYRYD from the coding sequence ATGCGGATTTGGATAGACGGTGACGCGTGTCCCGTTAAAAATATCATTATTGATTTGGCAAAAAAAGCAGAGTTGCCCGTTACAATTGTGAAAAATCATTCTCATCGAATTGAAATTCCGGGGGTGGAAGTTGTCACAGTAGACGGAAGCAGTGATTCGGCAGACTATTACATTACCAACCATATTCAACCGAAAGAGTTAGTCGTTACCCAAGATTATGGACTCGCAGCCATGGTGCTTGCGCGCAAGGGGGAAGCCATGACCATTATGGGAGCAATCTTGAATGACTATAACATCGATATGCATTTGAGTCGGCGGCATGTGAATCGAGAGAATCGAATGAAACACCAGAAATATACCAAGTTTAAAAAGCGAACAGGGAAAGATGATACAATTTTTCAAGAAGCGTTTGTTCAGTTTTTGAGAGAGAGGGGATATCGATATGATTAA
- a CDS encoding Cof-type HAD-IIB family hydrolase, translating to MIKLVASDVDGTLVDGQGKLHPETFDVIQKMHKQDVRFVVASGRQYQSLRNKFAPIADEIAYIAENGAVVVLDGEEIHKSVIEPKLIPEFIQDVRRIENTHLVLCSKDCAYIETDNLAVLKEMQIYYANLEIVEDLTDVEAEVIKLSVMHMEDSELTYAGLEPKWKQHLTLVITTPLWVDVYNQSTSKGFALKKLQEHYGANFDSTMVFGDYFNDVSMMKEAKYSYAMANAPAGVKDEATYEAASNEEYGVLQVIYDRILG from the coding sequence ATGATTAAATTAGTTGCTTCTGATGTGGATGGAACACTTGTGGATGGACAGGGAAAACTTCATCCGGAGACCTTTGATGTTATTCAAAAAATGCATAAGCAAGATGTGCGTTTTGTGGTTGCAAGTGGGCGACAATATCAAAGTTTGCGAAATAAGTTTGCGCCCATCGCAGATGAAATTGCCTATATTGCTGAAAATGGAGCCGTTGTGGTATTGGATGGGGAAGAAATTCATAAAAGCGTAATTGAACCCAAGCTGATTCCAGAATTTATTCAGGATGTTCGAAGGATAGAAAACACGCATTTGGTTCTATGCAGCAAGGATTGTGCCTATATTGAAACGGATAATCTAGCGGTTTTGAAAGAAATGCAAATTTATTATGCAAACCTAGAAATTGTAGAGGATCTTACGGATGTTGAGGCGGAAGTTATTAAGCTTTCCGTTATGCACATGGAGGATTCTGAGCTTACCTATGCAGGATTAGAACCAAAATGGAAGCAACATTTGACCCTTGTCATTACAACTCCTCTTTGGGTGGATGTATACAATCAGTCTACAAGCAAGGGCTTTGCCCTAAAAAAACTTCAAGAGCATTATGGAGCGAATTTCGATAGCACCATGGTATTTGGCGATTATTTCAATGATGTTTCCATGATGAAGGAAGCCAAGTACAGTTATGCCATGGCCAATGCGCCAGCGGGTGTAAAGGATGAGGCGACTTATGAAGCGGCGTCCAATGAAGAATACGGTGTACTTCAGGTAATCTACGATCGAATTTTGGGCTAG
- a CDS encoding diguanylate cyclase: protein MRKIESKNALIPSLVIGIVSGILVLFFSFYAIRTLEIQNTQQERLKVMEQFLRFQTEAELTIKESIHLLEGYLAYIEVTPDLSEIDSSSYLDRLLQEKDTLIRNIGILENTTMIWNYPRQGNDSIIGTDFAQVELQKDDILRVKNQNEKIFIGPVDLLQGGTGFIVRMPINKNGTYWGQISIVLDAIKYMHYIESLAENAQLNIVVYNIADYPTSSIYGDEGILAREGLELNINLLDSTWRIATEPIDGWDESKPFFFALRILSSIFSLVIGTLMFLLLSTRSKIKQQANTDALTQLKNRHALGADLKQYKVTKKAESLIGIMFDINYFKQINDQFGHDSGDQVLKRFAKKLVELPYPKKQIYRLGGDEFLLFLISENSVPDIETLRKQLIFIHKNDTHTFEVVPSIGIASFPEEASDLEDVIKLSDQRMYADKDQNRTPAHL from the coding sequence ATGAGAAAAATCGAATCTAAAAACGCACTGATCCCCTCTCTCGTAATCGGCATAGTTTCTGGCATTTTAGTTTTGTTTTTTTCTTTTTATGCCATTCGAACCCTTGAAATTCAAAACACACAACAAGAGCGGCTCAAAGTCATGGAACAATTTTTGCGATTTCAAACAGAAGCCGAACTGACAATCAAAGAAAGCATTCATCTGTTAGAAGGATATTTGGCTTATATTGAAGTAACGCCAGATCTCTCTGAGATTGATTCCTCTTCTTACTTAGATCGCCTTCTTCAAGAGAAAGACACACTGATTCGAAACATTGGCATTCTAGAAAACACCACCATGATCTGGAATTATCCACGGCAAGGAAATGATTCCATTATCGGTACCGATTTTGCACAAGTAGAACTGCAAAAAGACGATATTCTTCGTGTAAAAAATCAAAATGAAAAAATATTTATTGGTCCTGTTGATCTACTGCAAGGAGGAACTGGTTTTATCGTCCGTATGCCCATTAATAAAAACGGAACCTATTGGGGCCAGATCAGCATCGTTTTAGATGCGATTAAATATATGCACTATATTGAGTCTTTAGCCGAAAATGCGCAACTAAATATTGTTGTTTATAATATAGCAGACTATCCAACATCATCGATTTATGGAGATGAGGGAATTTTGGCCCGAGAGGGTCTCGAACTTAACATCAATCTACTCGACAGCACCTGGCGAATTGCAACCGAACCCATCGACGGATGGGACGAGTCAAAGCCTTTCTTTTTCGCACTTCGAATCTTGTCTAGTATTTTTAGTCTAGTCATCGGCACACTTATGTTTTTGTTACTCTCTACCCGTTCGAAAATCAAACAACAAGCCAACACCGATGCCTTAACGCAATTGAAAAATCGCCATGCACTGGGTGCGGATCTCAAGCAATATAAAGTCACAAAGAAAGCAGAATCTCTCATTGGAATTATGTTTGACATCAATTACTTCAAACAGATTAACGATCAATTCGGTCATGATTCGGGGGATCAAGTCTTAAAACGATTTGCAAAAAAACTAGTTGAACTCCCTTATCCAAAAAAACAAATTTATCGCCTTGGAGGAGATGAATTCTTACTGTTTCTTATTTCCGAAAACTCTGTGCCAGATATTGAAACCCTCAGAAAGCAACTTATCTTCATTCACAAAAACGACACTCACACTTTCGAAGTTGTTCCAAGTATTGGAATCGCTTCATTTCCTGAAGAGGCATCAGACTTAGAAGATGTAATCAAGTTAAGCGATCAACGCATGTATGCTGATAAAGATCAAAATCGTACACCTGCGCACCTATAA
- a CDS encoding TrmB family transcriptional regulator, protein MINESIINDMKKLGFSAYEVKAYMSLLQQYPVNGYGLSKKSGIPRSRIYEVLNSLEEKQVVFKQEDGDALIYYPLEPKLLIRKLREDLNEIIGRVDQMASSQLNRNRDDQRMIVIKDRQKIIKLLKLLISEAQSRIALSIWDEEIMELMEPLKEAKARGIQIRGIYFGTTLPFSTMTAHRRIDRYLLEKKERHLSVILDGQQVISGVISRGADSRVTWIKDPGFVEMSEDYISHDIMINQYAETLRGQAKNNFETFSDSSRKEYFEYKDEE, encoded by the coding sequence ATGATAAATGAATCAATTATCAATGATATGAAAAAACTGGGTTTCAGCGCCTATGAAGTCAAGGCTTATATGAGTTTATTGCAACAATACCCCGTCAACGGTTATGGTCTCAGTAAAAAGTCCGGCATTCCACGATCCAGAATTTACGAAGTTCTGAATTCCTTAGAAGAAAAACAGGTTGTTTTCAAACAAGAGGATGGCGATGCCCTCATCTATTATCCCCTTGAACCCAAGTTACTGATTCGAAAACTACGGGAAGATTTGAATGAAATTATCGGACGGGTCGATCAAATGGCTAGCAGTCAATTGAATCGAAACCGTGATGATCAACGGATGATTGTTATCAAGGATCGTCAAAAGATCATCAAGCTTCTCAAGCTTTTAATCAGCGAAGCGCAGTCTCGAATCGCCCTTTCCATCTGGGACGAGGAGATAATGGAATTGATGGAGCCCCTGAAGGAAGCCAAAGCGCGCGGCATTCAAATTCGTGGAATTTATTTCGGTACGACTCTTCCCTTTTCAACCATGACTGCTCATCGAAGAATCGATCGCTACCTGCTTGAAAAAAAAGAGCGTCATCTTTCGGTGATCCTAGACGGCCAACAGGTCATCTCTGGTGTAATTTCCCGGGGCGCTGACAGCCGGGTCACTTGGATCAAAGACCCGGGTTTTGTAGAAATGAGCGAGGACTATATCTCGCATGACATTATGATCAATCAATACGCCGAAACCCTGCGTGGACAAGCTAAAAACAATTTTGAAACTTTTAGCGATTCTTCCCGCAAAGAATATTTCGAATACAAGGATGAAGAGTAG
- a CDS encoding AzlC family ABC transporter permease produces MKKTGFKDALPIMAGYFPIAMAYGILAKSVGITMTDGIMFSIFLYAGAAQFMVASMIGAGISALSIILAVFFMNFRHFIMSASVRARLTKTNRKYYSIIGFFLTDESYSVVSLKKEIDDPGYLISLELSAYAAWVGGTAAGYLFGMFIPAIITDSMGIALYALFVALLIPAGKQAKSALLVALIAGGLNSLFIRFTNLEQSGSFILTVLSVAAMGTLFKRNFPLKKEGKSYES; encoded by the coding sequence ATGAAGAAAACCGGATTCAAAGATGCTCTACCCATAATGGCCGGCTACTTTCCCATTGCTATGGCCTACGGGATCTTAGCGAAGTCCGTAGGCATTACCATGACTGACGGCATCATGTTCTCGATCTTTCTCTACGCTGGTGCTGCCCAATTTATGGTTGCCAGCATGATCGGAGCTGGAATCAGTGCACTCAGCATTATTCTTGCTGTATTTTTTATGAATTTTCGACATTTTATTATGAGCGCTTCCGTGCGGGCGCGGTTAACAAAAACAAATCGCAAATATTATTCCATTATCGGCTTCTTTTTAACGGATGAATCCTACTCCGTTGTTAGTTTAAAAAAAGAGATTGATGATCCCGGCTACCTAATTTCCTTGGAGCTAAGCGCCTATGCCGCTTGGGTGGGTGGAACCGCTGCTGGATACCTTTTTGGAATGTTCATTCCCGCCATCATTACTGACAGCATGGGCATTGCACTTTACGCTCTCTTCGTCGCCCTTTTGATCCCAGCAGGAAAACAGGCAAAAAGCGCCTTGTTGGTTGCCTTAATTGCCGGTGGACTCAATTCTTTATTCATCCGATTCACCAATCTTGAACAGAGTGGAAGCTTCATTCTCACTGTACTGTCCGTTGCTGCTATGGGAACCTTGTTCAAACGCAACTTTCCCTTGAAAAAGGAGGGTAAATCTTATGAATCATAA
- a CDS encoding NAD/NADP-dependent octopine/nopaline dehydrogenase family protein, with protein MKVKKVAVLGGGNGGVTAAADLKTKGLETSLYELPAFFSNLSLIKEKGGVLLQDDQGESFVEIATVTDNIEEAIKDAQVVMLVVPGFAIEAFTEVLAPVVSEDQVIFLNGAAAMGSVRFVNKAKEMGIDKSFKICEANSLTYGTRAFYDEARVELTLRVHKLFVAAYPQENTEEALQACSQLYDGLVAAKNVWQVTLENGNPVVHPGPCLLNAGRIDYSRGDFWLYKEGITEHTTRVLRGIESEQMAIGKAFGFTIEDAVQSRARRGYFVNEDDDLQELFNTSPVFTQIKGPTSCTARYFTEDISTGLVLWSDLGQAAEVKTPNIDSVITLGGTMLQRDFREGGLTLKSLGFEGASLNELISRV; from the coding sequence ATGAAAGTAAAAAAAGTTGCAGTATTAGGTGGAGGAAACGGTGGCGTAACAGCTGCTGCGGATTTGAAGACAAAGGGATTGGAAACATCATTGTATGAATTGCCAGCTTTTTTCTCGAATTTGAGTTTGATCAAAGAAAAAGGCGGCGTTCTTTTGCAAGACGATCAAGGCGAATCATTTGTTGAAATCGCTACGGTTACAGACAACATTGAAGAGGCGATTAAAGACGCGCAAGTGGTTATGCTGGTTGTTCCGGGATTTGCCATTGAAGCTTTTACAGAAGTATTGGCTCCTGTTGTTAGCGAGGATCAAGTGATTTTCTTAAACGGGGCGGCTGCCATGGGATCTGTACGCTTTGTAAACAAAGCCAAGGAAATGGGAATTGACAAATCCTTCAAAATTTGTGAAGCAAACTCATTGACGTATGGTACCAGAGCGTTTTATGATGAAGCCAGAGTAGAGTTAACATTGCGTGTGCACAAGCTATTTGTAGCGGCATATCCGCAAGAAAATACAGAAGAAGCACTTCAAGCCTGTTCGCAATTGTATGATGGATTGGTTGCTGCCAAGAACGTTTGGCAAGTTACATTAGAAAACGGAAACCCAGTTGTTCATCCGGGACCATGCTTGTTGAATGCAGGTAGAATCGATTATTCAAGAGGCGATTTCTGGCTATATAAAGAAGGCATTACCGAGCATACCACCCGCGTTCTTAGAGGTATTGAAAGTGAGCAAATGGCAATCGGGAAAGCGTTTGGCTTTACGATCGAGGATGCTGTTCAAAGTCGGGCAAGACGAGGCTATTTTGTTAATGAAGATGACGACCTTCAAGAGTTGTTCAATACAAGCCCAGTTTTCACACAAATTAAGGGACCAACAAGCTGTACGGCAAGATATTTCACAGAAGATATTTCTACAGGCCTGGTATTGTGGTCTGATCTTGGTCAAGCGGCGGAAGTAAAAACACCGAATATCGATTCGGTGATCACTCTGGGCGGTACCATGCTGCAACGAGATTTCCGCGAAGGCGGTTTGACCTTGAAAAGTTTGGGATTTGAAGGTGCATCATTGAACGAATTAATTAGCAGAGTATAA